One Corynebacterium yudongzhengii DNA window includes the following coding sequences:
- a CDS encoding FAD-dependent monooxygenase, whose product MAPAQPHPRNPRSAADSPSEAAEQVDVLVVGAGPTGLVLAGLLAARGVRVLIADARKELIGYPRAVGIDDDTLRVIQELGVIDDLRPHLLPGHYMRVVDRKDRVLATFHAQGEPLGYSRKNAFHQGALDRILANSLAQRPGVELRLGARVDDVRDHTTSVTARVAGALVETQWVVACDGGRSELRKQLGIGFPGSTAATRWLVADLAEDPVGRPGGVLGADPARPYVSICLPHGMRRFEFLLHDGEEVSRSLVQRLIAERVGVQVDNDVVRYREFTHNSRVAERFRSGRILLAGDAAHLMPVWLGQGMNSGIRDAANLAWKLAGVVHGDYGPDVLDTYDAERRDHVNAMVGRSRQVGEFVSMEGGKARLRDVAARALGAIPPIRRGVADMRFKPMPRLAGPLVLGDLPAGTMLPQPLVRAQGRTMLLDEALPAGWSILTWGAEISDEWPTHKVVPSGCLGPAPADNLLEDDGTLHRFFDEHRIGAAIIRPDHFVAAAGQVAEVPALATRLRSGLSAGLS is encoded by the coding sequence ATGGCCCCCGCCCAGCCCCATCCCAGGAACCCGCGCTCAGCTGCAGACTCGCCCAGCGAGGCCGCCGAGCAGGTCGATGTCCTTGTCGTCGGGGCAGGCCCGACCGGGCTGGTGCTCGCTGGGTTGTTAGCCGCCCGTGGGGTGCGCGTGCTCATCGCGGATGCTCGCAAAGAGCTCATTGGTTATCCCCGGGCGGTGGGCATCGACGACGATACGCTCCGCGTCATCCAAGAATTGGGCGTGATCGATGACCTCCGACCACACCTTTTGCCTGGCCACTACATGCGCGTGGTGGATCGCAAGGACCGGGTGCTCGCCACATTCCACGCACAAGGAGAGCCGCTGGGATACTCCCGTAAAAACGCGTTCCACCAGGGGGCGCTCGACCGTATCCTGGCCAACTCGCTGGCCCAGCGACCAGGCGTCGAGCTGCGCTTAGGGGCGCGTGTCGACGACGTACGTGACCACACAACCAGCGTGACCGCGCGGGTGGCGGGCGCGCTCGTCGAGACGCAGTGGGTGGTCGCGTGCGACGGTGGCCGCTCCGAGCTGAGGAAACAGCTGGGCATCGGGTTTCCGGGATCGACCGCCGCGACCCGGTGGCTCGTCGCCGATCTCGCCGAAGATCCCGTGGGCCGTCCGGGCGGCGTGCTCGGAGCAGACCCCGCGAGGCCTTATGTCTCGATCTGCTTGCCTCATGGCATGCGGCGTTTCGAATTCCTTTTGCACGACGGAGAAGAGGTCAGCCGTTCGCTTGTGCAGAGGCTTATCGCCGAGCGCGTCGGTGTGCAGGTAGATAACGATGTCGTGCGGTACCGGGAATTTACCCACAACTCCCGGGTGGCTGAGCGTTTCCGCTCGGGCCGTATCCTCCTGGCCGGCGACGCGGCGCACCTCATGCCGGTGTGGCTGGGGCAGGGGATGAACTCCGGCATTCGGGATGCCGCCAACCTCGCCTGGAAGCTGGCCGGCGTCGTCCACGGCGACTACGGCCCCGACGTGTTGGACACCTATGACGCGGAGCGTCGGGACCATGTGAACGCCATGGTGGGCAGATCCCGTCAGGTGGGCGAGTTCGTGTCCATGGAAGGCGGGAAGGCCCGCCTGCGCGACGTGGCAGCGCGGGCGCTCGGTGCCATCCCTCCGATTCGCCGCGGCGTTGCCGATATGCGTTTCAAGCCCATGCCCAGGCTCGCCGGGCCTTTAGTGCTCGGGGATTTGCCTGCCGGCACCATGCTTCCTCAACCGCTCGTGCGGGCACAGGGCCGCACGATGCTTCTCGACGAAGCCCTCCCCGCCGGATGGTCCATCCTCACTTGGGGAGCGGAGATTTCTGATGAATGGCCCACCCACAAAGTCGTTCCTTCCGGCTGTTTAGGGCCGGCACCGGCTGACAACCTCCTGGAGGACGACGGGACCCTGCACCGCTTCTTTGACGAGCATCGCATTGGTGCGGCCATCATCCGCCCGGATCACTTCGTTGCGGCTGCCGGCCAGGTTGCCGAGGTCCCGGCGCTCGCCACGCGGCTGCGCAGCGGCCTTAGCGCTGGTCTTTCTTAG
- the rplX gene encoding 50S ribosomal protein L24 codes for MKIHKGDMVVVISGPDKGAQGKVIEAYPKREKVLVEGVNRIKKHVADSARERGASSGGIVTQEAPIHVSNVMVLDSDGNPTRVGYRFDENGRKVRVSKRNGKDI; via the coding sequence ATGAAGATCCACAAGGGCGACATGGTCGTCGTCATCTCGGGACCGGACAAGGGTGCTCAGGGCAAGGTCATCGAGGCCTACCCGAAGCGCGAGAAGGTGCTGGTCGAGGGAGTCAACCGCATCAAGAAGCACGTCGCTGACTCCGCCCGCGAGCGCGGCGCCTCCTCCGGTGGCATCGTCACCCAGGAGGCCCCCATCCACGTCTCCAACGTGATGGTGCTCGACTCCGACGGCAACCCGACGCGTGTCGGCTACCGTTTCGACGAGAACGGCCGCAAGGTCCGCGTCTCCAAGCGCAACGGGAAGGACATCTAA
- a CDS encoding siderophore-interacting protein, whose amino-acid sequence MAIRELRVRSVTDLTPGMRRVEFEGKQLAGHTLDGTWMPPLVSTGFDDDVRIIFPDPATGERPYPAPLGDGRLNWNAEVNSLFRTYTVRSVDKEANSITVDFARHQLGLAEGWVENAAPGDPVWVVGPKNCGSLPVHRDWLLLAGDETALPAIARGLEEVPAGFKVHAVIEVPTRADTYPLATAGDADIRFVVRDEGGDFVSAVEALEFPPGEGFAWVAGEAGRIKPLRRLLKERGIAHEDLDVTGYWRATDARLDEDGRVVGGGYDALFRLHELTDLAPALAIRAGAQLALFSRIDAGENNLHRLARSTGVAEERLLRLVRYLAALDLVTLTENEARVEVGLTALGQELANPESHVAGSLVGPAALRDLAFLQLESALRGNAPVPLGEEKRPFREILGNDRLALAEDAQAQWTAPAVAVSEDFAARPVLVVGPGSGVYAEELRRRHPDSTVTAGARDGRRSSTAEGSAPSTDTAVAIDPFAWGSASEIPARLAELEVEEIHVVTSLLPLTGGDEHDYENDLMRMCLMDTAIPSARQLARALADAGFVVRGERAVGWGTHVVTAERSKEETTR is encoded by the coding sequence ATGGCCATTAGGGAGCTGCGGGTGCGCTCGGTCACCGACCTCACCCCGGGGATGAGGCGCGTCGAATTCGAAGGCAAGCAGCTCGCCGGCCACACCCTCGATGGCACGTGGATGCCCCCGCTGGTCAGCACTGGTTTCGACGACGATGTCCGGATCATCTTCCCCGACCCGGCCACCGGCGAACGCCCCTACCCGGCACCGCTGGGCGACGGCCGACTGAACTGGAATGCTGAAGTCAACAGCCTGTTTCGCACCTACACGGTGCGCAGCGTCGATAAAGAGGCCAACAGCATCACCGTGGACTTCGCGCGTCACCAGCTGGGGCTGGCCGAAGGGTGGGTTGAGAACGCCGCCCCGGGAGATCCTGTCTGGGTGGTCGGCCCGAAGAACTGCGGCTCGCTGCCCGTACACCGCGACTGGCTGCTGCTCGCCGGCGATGAGACCGCACTGCCGGCCATTGCCCGCGGACTCGAAGAGGTGCCCGCGGGCTTTAAGGTGCACGCGGTCATCGAGGTGCCCACCCGGGCCGACACCTACCCCTTGGCCACCGCGGGGGATGCGGACATCCGCTTCGTCGTGCGCGACGAGGGCGGGGATTTCGTCTCCGCGGTGGAGGCCCTCGAGTTTCCTCCCGGCGAGGGTTTCGCCTGGGTGGCCGGCGAGGCGGGACGCATCAAGCCGCTGCGGCGCCTGCTCAAAGAACGCGGTATCGCCCACGAGGACCTCGATGTCACCGGCTATTGGCGCGCCACCGACGCCCGCCTCGACGAGGACGGCCGCGTGGTCGGCGGCGGCTATGACGCCCTCTTCCGCCTGCACGAACTCACCGACCTCGCTCCAGCTCTGGCCATCCGCGCAGGCGCACAGCTCGCGCTCTTTTCCCGCATCGACGCCGGGGAGAACAACCTCCACCGGCTGGCCCGTTCGACCGGCGTCGCCGAGGAGCGTCTCCTGCGCCTCGTGCGCTACCTCGCCGCGCTCGACCTGGTGACCCTCACCGAGAACGAGGCCCGAGTCGAGGTGGGGCTCACCGCCCTCGGCCAAGAACTCGCCAACCCGGAATCGCACGTGGCGGGAAGCCTCGTGGGGCCAGCTGCCCTGCGTGATCTGGCATTTCTGCAGCTGGAGTCGGCGCTGCGCGGTAACGCGCCGGTCCCGCTGGGCGAGGAAAAGCGCCCCTTCCGGGAGATCCTGGGCAATGATCGCCTCGCGCTTGCCGAGGACGCCCAGGCACAGTGGACCGCCCCGGCTGTGGCGGTCAGCGAGGACTTCGCGGCGCGACCCGTACTGGTCGTCGGACCAGGTAGCGGGGTGTATGCCGAAGAGCTTCGTCGACGTCATCCGGACTCCACGGTGACCGCGGGTGCGCGCGACGGGCGCCGATCCTCCACGGCGGAAGGCAGCGCCCCGAGCACAGACACGGCCGTTGCGATCGACCCCTTCGCGTGGGGATCCGCCAGTGAGATCCCCGCCCGCCTGGCTGAGCTCGAGGTCGAGGAGATCCACGTGGTGACCTCGCTGCTTCCTTTAACCGGCGGCGATGAGCACGATTATGAAAACGATCTCATGCGCATGTGCCTTATGGATACGGCGATCCCCTCGGCCCGGCAACTCGCCCGAGCACTTGCCGACGCCGGCTTCGTGGTCCGAGGCGAACGCGCCGTCGGGTGGGGCACGCACGTGGTTACTGCCGAAAGGAGCAAGGAAGAAACCACCCGATGA
- a CDS encoding (2,3-dihydroxybenzoyl)adenylate synthase — translation MLTAVDAATDPSITATGVSDEAAEHYRAVGAWIGDTHTAMLARSVSRFAHRPAATDRDRSVTYAELDQGAAAAAQWLKDAGVGRGEAVIVQLPNCIAYLEAIFGIWRIGAIPVFTLPAHGARDIIHFHRQAPARFHLGPTKGDRHHRRVLAQLAEKAPELTLLDVDVRSAHPFGTTENDPEPIEVPPSELAFLQLSGGTTGAPKLIPKTHDDYLYSVRQSLTLCDLQGDSIVLVALPAAHNFTMSSPGILGALMVGAHLVFAPDPSPTTLAPLIDRHRITHAAFVPPVLLGLLNYPERDRFDLSSLETIWVGGAKLSENVARRIRPELGCRLQQVFGMAEGLVNYTRLDDPEDTIITTQGRPMSPFDEIRVVDTEGSPVPPGKPGELLTRGPYTIRRYHRNPEANDRSFTAEGFYRTGDLVVQAADGSITVVGRVKDQINRGGEKIAPEAVENALLSHPEIHDVSVVGIPDDVWGERTCAYVIPRAGTENTSLTSTVVKRYARSRGLASFAVPDTVELCDEFPLTGVGKVSKKDQR, via the coding sequence ATGCTCACCGCCGTTGACGCGGCCACCGACCCTTCGATCACCGCGACCGGAGTTTCCGACGAGGCCGCCGAGCACTACCGCGCCGTGGGCGCATGGATAGGCGATACCCACACGGCGATGCTCGCTCGCAGCGTATCCCGCTTCGCCCACCGCCCAGCGGCAACTGATCGCGACCGCTCGGTCACCTACGCGGAGCTTGACCAGGGCGCGGCCGCGGCCGCCCAGTGGCTCAAAGATGCCGGGGTGGGCCGCGGCGAAGCTGTCATCGTGCAACTGCCGAATTGCATCGCCTACCTCGAAGCGATCTTCGGCATCTGGCGGATCGGGGCTATCCCCGTCTTCACGCTCCCCGCCCACGGGGCCAGAGACATCATCCACTTCCACCGCCAGGCCCCCGCGCGTTTTCACCTCGGTCCGACGAAAGGCGATCGCCATCATCGCCGCGTCCTTGCTCAGCTCGCCGAAAAAGCCCCAGAGCTCACCCTGCTCGATGTCGACGTGCGGTCAGCCCACCCCTTCGGCACCACCGAGAACGACCCCGAACCGATCGAGGTGCCGCCCAGCGAGCTGGCGTTTCTGCAGCTCTCCGGAGGGACCACCGGGGCACCCAAGCTGATTCCCAAGACCCACGACGACTACCTCTATTCCGTGCGTCAGTCGCTCACGCTCTGCGACCTTCAAGGCGACTCGATAGTGCTGGTCGCGCTGCCGGCGGCACACAACTTCACGATGAGCTCTCCCGGCATCCTCGGCGCCCTCATGGTGGGTGCCCACCTCGTCTTCGCGCCGGATCCTTCCCCCACCACACTGGCGCCTCTCATCGATCGCCACCGCATCACCCATGCAGCCTTCGTTCCGCCCGTTCTCCTGGGCCTGCTCAACTATCCGGAGCGAGACCGCTTCGACCTATCCTCTTTAGAGACCATCTGGGTAGGCGGGGCGAAGCTCTCCGAAAACGTGGCGCGTCGGATCCGCCCGGAGCTGGGATGCCGGCTGCAACAGGTCTTCGGCATGGCCGAAGGCCTGGTCAACTACACCCGGCTAGATGATCCGGAGGACACCATCATCACAACCCAGGGGCGTCCGATGTCGCCCTTCGACGAGATCCGGGTCGTCGACACCGAAGGCTCTCCGGTTCCGCCCGGAAAGCCGGGGGAGCTACTGACCCGAGGCCCCTACACCATCCGCCGCTATCACCGGAACCCTGAGGCCAATGACCGCAGCTTCACGGCGGAAGGCTTTTACCGCACGGGCGATCTCGTGGTGCAGGCGGCGGACGGATCGATCACCGTCGTCGGCCGAGTCAAAGACCAGATCAACCGAGGTGGCGAGAAAATCGCCCCGGAGGCTGTCGAAAACGCGCTCCTCTCGCACCCCGAGATTCACGACGTCTCCGTCGTGGGAATCCCCGATGACGTGTGGGGAGAGCGTACCTGCGCCTATGTCATCCCCCGGGCGGGCACCGAGAATACCTCCCTGACCTCGACGGTAGTGAAGCGCTACGCCCGCTCCCGCGGGCTCGCATCCTTCGCCGTGCCTGACACCGTGGAGCTCTGCGATGAGTTCCCGCTCACCGGGGTGGGCAAAGTCTCTAAGAAAGACCAGCGCTAA
- the rplE gene encoding 50S ribosomal protein L5, with protein sequence MAENYTPRLKTRYREDIRTKLNDEFGYENVMQIPGITKVVVNMGVGDAARDSKVINGAIEDLTAITGQKPQLRRAKRSIANFKLREGMPIGAKVTLRGDRMWEFLDRLLTIALPRIRDFRGLSDQQFDGHGNYTFGLSEQTMFYEIDVDKIDRPRGMDITVVTSATSNDEGRLLLRELGFPFVDKDGKMQRS encoded by the coding sequence ATGGCTGAAAACTACACCCCCCGTCTGAAGACCCGCTACCGCGAGGACATCCGTACCAAGCTCAACGACGAGTTCGGCTACGAGAACGTCATGCAGATCCCGGGTATCACCAAGGTTGTCGTCAACATGGGTGTCGGCGACGCCGCCCGTGACTCCAAGGTCATCAACGGCGCGATCGAGGACCTCACCGCGATCACCGGCCAGAAGCCGCAGCTGCGCCGCGCCAAGCGCTCCATCGCGAACTTCAAGCTCCGCGAAGGCATGCCGATCGGCGCGAAGGTCACCCTGCGTGGCGACCGCATGTGGGAGTTCCTGGACCGCCTGCTGACCATCGCTCTGCCGCGTATCCGTGATTTCCGCGGCCTGTCCGACCAGCAGTTCGACGGCCACGGTAACTACACCTTCGGTCTCTCCGAGCAGACCATGTTCTACGAGATCGACGTCGACAAGATCGACCGCCCGCGCGGCATGGACATCACCGTGGTCACCTCCGCCACCAGCAACGACGAGGGCCGCCTGCTCCTGCGCGAGCTCGGCTTCCCGTTCGTTGACAAGGACGGAAAGATGCAGCGCTCCTAA
- a CDS encoding phosphopantetheine-binding protein yields the protein MDEFMDELKTHIADLVDVAPEDIDEEEELIDQGLNSLRLVEVVTWLRTQGHDVDFTDLAEDTSLVAWHEILAD from the coding sequence ATGGATGAGTTCATGGACGAGCTCAAAACCCACATCGCAGACCTCGTCGACGTCGCGCCCGAAGACATCGACGAGGAGGAAGAACTCATTGACCAAGGGCTGAATTCCCTACGCCTCGTCGAAGTGGTCACGTGGCTGCGCACCCAGGGCCACGACGTGGATTTCACGGACCTTGCCGAAGATACCTCGCTCGTCGCCTGGCACGAGATCCTCGCGGACTAG
- the rplN gene encoding 50S ribosomal protein L14, with the protein MIQQESRLKVADNSGAREILCVRVLGGSVRRFAGIGDTIVATVKEAVPGGNVKEGEIVKAVIVRARKETRRPDGSYISFDENAAVILKNDNEPRGTRIFGPVARELRDKKFMKIVSLAPEVI; encoded by the coding sequence GTGATTCAGCAAGAATCGCGTCTGAAGGTCGCCGACAACTCCGGCGCACGAGAGATTCTGTGCGTCCGCGTTCTCGGCGGCTCGGTACGACGCTTCGCTGGCATCGGCGACACCATCGTCGCCACCGTGAAGGAAGCTGTTCCGGGCGGAAACGTCAAGGAGGGCGAGATCGTCAAGGCGGTCATCGTCCGCGCCCGCAAGGAGACCCGTCGCCCCGACGGCTCCTACATCAGCTTCGACGAGAATGCAGCCGTCATCCTCAAGAACGACAACGAGCCCCGTGGCACCCGTATCTTCGGACCCGTCGCCCGCGAACTGCGCGACAAGAAGTTCATGAAGATCGTGTCGCTCGCACCGGAGGTGATCTAG